Proteins encoded by one window of Manduca sexta isolate Smith_Timp_Sample1 chromosome 12, JHU_Msex_v1.0, whole genome shotgun sequence:
- the LOC115451757 gene encoding uncharacterized protein LOC115451757, whose translation MEPKNQTKQPNILLMKLPRPASDSGVGEAEVIGRKADHVDVMQESVSLKPTVMEAEFARPLEIPIDSESSESGSSMRSKRFWRRHSQRIESNCSLLTSDTDEPASKAQATDGRGRGRPPSVSKYVGLKKAQMERDKLKREEARQKAEKKLAGKLRSGKSPVSSKAVEVIENFKRTSQKDHVTETTLIARLEGEAKRWQENSARLEAAMKQLQEENATLRRRLEEVEAAASKHPTEEMLERMEARMQARLESVLAGPAQRPSLAHERRSAPVDTSLPVQDGYVNGAPASTLTKGKGRGKGKGAMQAVRSIPAAESSSALMQPIAGTSKSLNVTEKIPVGKSANSRMSQKGKKKGAAHIMQLATEPRPLPPAPASTETPWTVVASRKSRRVKQNAASVAKSLPQQLPRRAEPKLRSPRSAAVVISLTTAAVQKGLTYAGVLTNAQRQVSLDGLDIDRLRPKYAATGAMLYEVPGADSERKADSLAKRLREYFGGSEDVIVSRPTKCSELRVSELDPAATPETIAAALCSVGECGPDSIKVGQIRPAKSGMGSVWAKVPTKAALRIKAGRLQIGWTIARVTVLETRPMRCYRCLEHGHVQNVCDGPTDRSDLCYRCGESGHKARQCEGAIKCALCAAAGKPAGHQMGGKACLASSRKTRRRPRRRPAVSEATAQSQSASSPQEVEMDVAEEIAQ comes from the coding sequence ATGGAAcctaaaaatcaaacaaaacaacCTAATATCCTATTGATGAAGTTGCCTCGTCCTGCTTCAGATTCTGGGGTAGGAGAGGCGGAGGTTATAGGGCGCAAGGCCGACCATGTAGATGTTATGCAGGAAAGCGTGAGCTTGAAACCCACGGTGATGGAGGCCGAATTTGCTCGGCCGCTCGAAATACCTATCGACTCAGAGTCGAGCGAGAGTGGCTCGTCAATGCGGAGTAAGAGGTTCTGGAGGAGACACTCTCAGCGCATTGAAAGCAACTGCTCGCTCCTCACCAGCGATACAGACGAGCCAGCGTCCAAAGCGCAGGCGACCGACGGTCGCGGAAGAGGCCGTCCGCCCTCAGTAAGCAAATACGTCGGCCTAAAAAAGGCTCAGATGGAGCGCGATAAGTTAAAGCGCGAGGAGGCTCGCCAAAAGGCGGAAAAGAAATTGGCAGGAAAGCTCCGTTCCGGCAAATCACCAGTGTCATCCAAGGCCGTTGAGGTGATCGAGAATTTCAAGCGGACCTCACAGAAAGACCACGTGACCGAGACAACCTTAATTGCCCGCCTTGAAGGCGAGGCGAAGAGATGGCAGGAAAATAGTGCCCGCTTGGAGGCAGCGATGAAACAGCTGCAAGAGGAGAACGCCACCCTCCGTCGTCGTCTCGAGGAGGTAGAGGCGGCTGCGAGTAAGCATCCAACGGAGGAGATGCTGGAGCGGATGGAGGCTAGAATGCAGGCCAGGCTGGAATCGGTGCTCGCAGGGCCGGCGCAAAGACCATCTCTGGCCCATGAGAGGCGCTCCGCCCCTGTGGACACCTCACTCCCCGTGCAGGATGGATATGTCAACGGAGCACCCGCATCCACTTTGACCAAAGGAAAAGGTAGGGGAAAAGGAAAAGGAGCTATGCAGGCGGTTCGCTCAATCCCTGCAGCCGAGTCTTCAAGTGCGTTAATGCAGCCAATTGCAGGCACCTCCAAATCGTTAAACGTCACGGAGAAAATTCCGGTGGGGAAATCGGCCAACAGCCGAATGTCCCAAAAGGGCAAAAAGAAAGGGGCGGCACACATTATGCAACTCGCCACAGAGCCGCGCCCGCTACCTCCAGCCCCTGCGTCGACCGAGACGCCGTGGACTGTGGTGGCCAGCAGGAAGTCAAGGAGAGTCAAACAGAATGCGGCTTCAGTTGCAAAGTCTTTGCCGCAGCAACTACCGCGCCGAGCTGAACCAAAGCTGCGGTCACCACGTTCCGCGGCAGTGGTGATTTCCCTTACGACGGCGGCTGTCCAAAAAGGCTTAACATACGCTGGGGTCTTAACGAATGCCCAGCGTCAGGTAAGCCTTGACGGGCTAGACATAGATCGACTTAGACCGAAATATGCAGCCACAGGTGCCATGctgtacgaggtgcccggggctgaTTCTGAACGGAAGGCTGATTCCCTCGCCAAGAGGCTGAGGGAATATTTTGGGGGGTCAGAGGACGTCATAGTTTCCCGGCCCACCAAGTGTTCGGAGCTACGTGTTTCAGAGCTTGACCCCGCAGCAACTCCTGAAACAATAGCAGCGGCTCTCTGCAGTGTCGGCGAGTGTGGCCCTGACTCGATTAAAGTAGGTCAAATTCGCCCCGCTAAATCGGGCATGGGCTCCGTATGGGCCAAGGTGCCCACGAAGGCGGCCCTTAGAATTAAGGCGGGCCGCTTGCAAATCGGGTGGACGATAGCCCGTGTGACCGTGCTCGAGACGCGACCGATGCGTTGTTATCGTTGCCTTGAGCACGGTCATGTGCAAAACGTATGTGACGGGCCCACAGACCGCAGCGATctttgctaccgctgcggtGAATCGGGACATAAAGCTCGGCAATGCGAAGGTGCGATCAAATGCGCCCTATGTGCCGCAGCTGGTAAGCCCGCCGGGCATCAAATGGGGGGGAAGGCATGTCTTGCCTCTTCCCGGAAGACCCGGCGTCGCCCGCGCAGGAGACCGGCTGTCTCTGAAGCTACGGCCCAGTCGCAGTCAGCGAGCTCACCGCAAGAGGTCGAGATGGATGTAGCCGAAGAGATTGCCCAATAA